The following are encoded together in the Acidobacteriota bacterium genome:
- a CDS encoding ion transporter, giving the protein MRHHERPVEPGWRYRLHEIVFEADTPGGRMFDVLLLTAIVTSVAAVMLESVPSVRAQHGAALLRVEWGFTILFTVEYLARLAGVRYPSRYALSFFGIVDLLAIVPTYLSLLLPGSQVLLVVRVLRMIRVFRVLKLARYLAGGEEIAQALRASRPKIVVFLASVVSIAVVMGALLYLIEGEANGFTSIPRGVYWAIVTMTTVGYGDISPGTVPGQMVAAVLMIAGYAIIAVPTGIVSVAFAQRAAHPVSTQACLACSAEGHDVDAAFCKYCGESLAPAREPLPVAGNGDSSAAAR; this is encoded by the coding sequence ATGCGGCATCACGAGCGGCCGGTCGAGCCGGGCTGGCGTTACCGCCTGCACGAGATCGTCTTCGAAGCAGACACGCCCGGCGGCAGGATGTTCGACGTCCTGCTGCTGACCGCCATCGTGACCAGTGTGGCGGCAGTGATGCTCGAGAGCGTTCCGTCGGTGCGTGCGCAACATGGTGCCGCCCTGCTCCGCGTGGAGTGGGGTTTCACGATTCTCTTCACGGTGGAGTACCTCGCCCGCCTGGCCGGCGTACGGTATCCCTCGCGCTACGCCCTGAGCTTCTTCGGCATCGTGGACCTGCTGGCCATCGTCCCGACATATCTCAGTCTCTTGCTGCCCGGCAGCCAGGTGCTGCTCGTCGTTCGGGTGCTGCGGATGATCCGCGTCTTCCGGGTGCTCAAGCTGGCGCGCTACCTGGCCGGCGGCGAGGAGATTGCGCAGGCGCTGCGCGCGAGCCGCCCGAAGATCGTCGTCTTTCTCGCGTCGGTCGTCTCGATCGCCGTGGTGATGGGCGCGCTGCTGTACCTGATCGAGGGAGAAGCCAACGGCTTCACGAGCATCCCGCGCGGCGTCTACTGGGCGATCGTGACGATGACGACGGTCGGCTACGGCGACATCTCGCCCGGCACCGTGCCGGGGCAGATGGTCGCGGCAGTGCTGATGATCGCAGGCTACGCCATCATCGCCGTGCCCACCGGCATCGTGTCGGTCGCCTTTGCCCAGCGCGCGGCGCATCCCGTGTCGACGCAGGCCTGCCTGGCTTGCAGTGCCGAGGGGCACGACGTCGACGCGGCGTTCTGCAAGTACTGCGGGGAGAGCCTGGCCCCCGCAAGAGAACCGCTTCCTGTGGCTGGCAACGGCGACTCGTCCGCCGCGGCGCGATGA